Proteins from one Verrucomicrobiota bacterium genomic window:
- a CDS encoding aminotransferase class I/II-fold pyridoxal phosphate-dependent enzyme, with amino-acid sequence MPRSGIREFFELVQAADNVISLGIGEPDFVTPWHIREAAIYALEKGKTGYTSNLGLLKLRKSVSKYISKEFEVEYNPEKEILISVGVSEALDIALRAVVNPGDKVMFHEPCYVSYHPTVLMTHGIGVKVATKEEDNFALDPKRLWDHWEPGVKVLLLNFPTNPTGGTVTREQLLEIARFAQEKDILVISDEIYAELTFEGKHTSIASLPGMRDRTILLHGCSKAFAMTGFRIGFACANAELTEAMMKVHQYSMLCAPILSQEAAVEALENGADSVARMKEQYQRRRDLIVRKLNASGLTCYLPNGTFYAFPSIKSTGLDSKSFSMKLFEDRRVAAVPGTAFGESGEGFIRCSYSTSYENLILATDLIDAFVQGL; translated from the coding sequence ATGCCCCGATCAGGCATTCGCGAATTTTTTGAATTGGTGCAAGCTGCAGACAATGTGATTTCACTTGGAATCGGTGAACCCGATTTTGTTACTCCCTGGCATATTCGCGAAGCGGCGATTTACGCACTTGAAAAGGGTAAGACCGGTTATACCTCCAACTTAGGGCTCCTCAAATTGCGGAAATCTGTGTCCAAGTACATAAGCAAAGAATTTGAGGTAGAGTACAATCCTGAAAAAGAAATCCTGATCTCCGTTGGTGTTTCTGAAGCCTTGGATATAGCACTCCGAGCGGTGGTTAATCCAGGTGACAAGGTTATGTTCCATGAACCCTGCTACGTATCCTATCATCCAACGGTTTTGATGACCCATGGTATTGGTGTGAAGGTTGCCACGAAGGAGGAGGATAACTTCGCCCTCGATCCCAAACGGCTTTGGGACCATTGGGAACCGGGAGTAAAAGTGCTCTTACTTAATTTCCCTACGAATCCAACTGGTGGTACGGTAACGAGGGAACAGCTACTTGAGATCGCACGCTTTGCCCAGGAAAAGGACATTCTGGTTATAAGTGATGAAATATATGCGGAGCTAACCTTTGAAGGAAAGCACACTTCGATTGCCAGTCTACCGGGGATGCGCGACCGTACTATTTTACTACATGGCTGTTCAAAAGCCTTTGCGATGACAGGTTTCCGCATTGGGTTTGCCTGCGCCAATGCAGAGCTGACGGAAGCCATGATGAAAGTGCATCAATACAGTATGTTGTGCGCTCCGATATTGAGTCAGGAAGCCGCGGTGGAAGCTTTGGAAAACGGCGCGGACTCCGTGGCTCGAATGAAGGAGCAATATCAGCGCCGCCGCGATCTGATTGTGCGAAAGCTGAATGCCTCCGGGCTGACCTGCTATCTTCCCAATGGGACATTTTACGCGTTTCCTTCTATTAAATCGACTGGCTTGGATTCCAAGAGCTTTTCCATGAAATTGTTTGAAGACCGCCGGGTGGCGGCTGTTCCTGGGACTGCGTTTGGAGAAAGTGGCGAAGGCTTTATTCGCTGCAGTTACTCAACCAGTTACGAAAACTTGATTCTGGCAACCGACTTGATAGACGCATTTGTTCAGGGACTTTGA
- a CDS encoding Lrp/AsnC family transcriptional regulator has protein sequence MEKVLQLLVEGESLNTRQIAAVLNYSEEKVEACLEELKKKNILLGWRPVFNPSAEMDEVVRAVIEVKIKPERGGGFDKLAERISRFDEVESCYLMSGGYDLQVVVKGKQLSQVAGFISERLATIDGVLSTATHFLLRTYKEQGFLLPGFGDDSEKPKVSP, from the coding sequence ATGGAAAAAGTCTTACAATTACTTGTTGAGGGGGAGTCTCTTAACACACGCCAAATCGCGGCTGTGTTGAATTATTCAGAAGAGAAAGTGGAGGCGTGCCTGGAGGAGCTGAAGAAGAAAAACATTCTTCTTGGCTGGCGTCCGGTATTTAATCCTTCTGCTGAAATGGATGAAGTTGTTCGCGCTGTAATTGAAGTGAAAATCAAGCCTGAGAGAGGTGGTGGTTTCGATAAGCTGGCTGAGCGGATCAGTCGTTTCGATGAAGTAGAAAGTTGTTACCTGATGTCTGGTGGTTACGATCTACAAGTGGTTGTAAAGGGGAAACAGCTGAGTCAGGTCGCCGGCTTCATTTCAGAGCGCCTGGCGACAATTGACGGTGTCCTTTCGACTGCGACCCATTTTTTATTACGTACCTACAAAGAGCAAGGTTTCCTCTTACCGGGTTTTGGCGACGATTCTGAGAAACCAAAAGTTAGCCCGTGA